The Leptodactylus fuscus isolate aLepFus1 chromosome 3, aLepFus1.hap2, whole genome shotgun sequence genome has a segment encoding these proteins:
- the LOC142197640 gene encoding amine sulfotransferase-like, whose translation MDRVTPEARNGVFKHKGIYFDYQFTSPEIIDAIEHVLIRDSDVFLVTYPKSGTVWIAQILSLIFNEGHRNGTAHSENGTRITCLEFKADYPDFNSRPSPHPLSSHLPYYLMPRDLRLRKGKIIYVCRNPKDVMLSSYHFRKLIQSRKSTNWETFIESFMSGKVLYGSWFDHVRGWYTHREDFNIFFVTYEEMKKDLRSAVLKICTFLDVNLDEKAVDTVVEKATFKNMKDDPLASYKFIPNSIIDQSKGDFLRKGIVGDWKNVMTVAQNEIFDKVYKEKMGDLPIKMLWELNEETAS comes from the exons ATGGACAGAGTCACACCTGAAGCCAGAAATGGTGTATTTAAACATAAAGGCATATACTTTGACTACCAGTTTACATCCCCTGAAATTATAGATGCTATAGAACATGTGTTAATAAGGGACAGTGATGTTTTTCTTGTTACCTACCCAAAATCAG GCACAGTTTGGATAGCCCAAATTCTAAGTCTAATATTCAATGAAGGCCATCGTAATGGTACAGCACATAGTGAAAATGGGACAAGAATAACATGCCTGGAATTTAAAGCTGACTATCCTGACTTCAATAGCCGTCCATCTCCTCATCCCCTCTCATCTCACCTGCCATATTATCTAATGCCAAGAGATCTGAGACTCAGGAAGGGAAAA attataTATGTGTGTCGAAATCCAAAAGATGTCATGTTGTCTTCTTACCACTTCCGAAAACTGATACAAAGCAGAAAATCAACAAATTGGGAAACATTCATAGAAAGCTTCATGTCTGGGAAAG TCCTTTATGGCTCATGGTTTGATCATGTTAGAGGCTGGTATACACACCGAGAGGATTTCAACATATTTTTTGTGACATATGAAGAAATGAAAAAG GACCTACGATCTGCTGTACTGAAAATATGTACATTTCTGGATGTAAACCTTGATGAGAAAGCAGTAGACACAGTGGTGGAAAAAGCAACTTTTAAGAACATGAAAGATGATCCTCTTGCCAGTTATAAATTTATTCCTAATTCCATAATAGACCAAAGTAAAGGAGATTTTCTACGTAAAG GGATTGTTGGTGACTGGAAAAATGTAATGACTGTGGCACAGAATGAGATTTTTGACAAAGTCTACAAAGAGAAGATGGGAGATCTACCTATCAAGATGTTGTGGGAGCTCAATGAAGAAACTGCATCCTAG